The following are encoded in a window of Dictyostelium discoideum AX4 chromosome 6 chromosome, whole genome shotgun sequence genomic DNA:
- the zizB gene encoding DOCK family protein, which translates to MDTSSMSNNSHSTSAATTSKMVGSTTNNSTSSVSVSQSPIGASQQFGQPITSPNPNSNNNNPTSGSTPILSNTSNNVNVSPITPSSNNTDKKKSRIDIEYKFEDYEDSFFTKAIINDPLKISVIPDLLSLTTEKRVTNLVGNNVPTEVTSIMDKLPKGVQESLNIFNQDWTVVTRDPLPPPSNSQPLKPLQSQNYSVDGEFDSISPTDSVKDLNPDIIAISTQPTPDQKSIEFMKSPNRIPLFQTCYINDESPTINPPKVGKKILENIEFQFKVECTDFKPQIGNFEPFFGRMFIFDANKVDDSDSKSPEVGIISEEFHFDLGTNLDLLPKNSQVNSLNQINPLDNQLPTKIQKCIFSCEKSSDLYLVICFDKVILGDPEETTKHYFNPPKAKELTKIQSEVKEGVSRLGKFKQPFIWGCVELFDQNRKFNFDQGEAEIRVTNFIKAKSDQLYSFVSKEKKSSSSAASKDPLFECILKILQVSSSIGDDKYLYNENVNGRVDYLLRTKIPNTLPPQIQSGQDGKGIIKEILHFNSKISCSASGDSLILKDRDGDKNDFTNNSISNSIGGGGGNNTNGGGSSNNNSGVNNNSSNGIDYHHNNSNNNSNNNNNNNNNHHTDNSCNEELILKSKEPHLTFSNVLYFYPKSVNLTNFKSDRGSARNIFLEVKLMEDDSSVTAIGMKNTHGTSTTPLLTCSFLTSVVYHNKKPKFSDEIKINLPSNLTANHHLLVTFYHLGCKKSKKSENPMHTPLGYSVVRLFEQDRIICDGKYKRPVGTVFPPRYLAQEAKDIKDSKDTINHKIWVDNKKPVFSFKTRVISSLYPQDPTLAYLLKESIESNHTLLNENIKKLPSVPNTLKTQFFPSIIRLLFKSITSLSAEVSANSFNVLLNLLDSVPEDVLTSYITYVFNSENSHSFSLYDNIIQVWNQLLEGNSASTTSSSTITITTTPIVQSPPPASSTSSSSLQNSSTTNLTPPTPTPTPSSSSSSSSTTQTIPNPNQLRQDDLILLSIQYSWFLFGIIKKSMIADIQNRDQLKSGRNRTNRFSEEILNRFSFLFDQLLVQLKGAKQLVAKVLIVNIGHFINDLLDIMSRGFVFRIIRNYIAGLDCSNTVMELTELKSRLFRVLASNDSFIALNSPAPISPFPSIQDLFQVFYRKHFIIGLMLQEVSAVIPARDKEMRLKVINTLREIISKIDTNPLYNSPAMRERIAALFFPLLPIIVYHYDAYISKFDQEEQRSWLTCFIYIVKNLNNTNTISDWWKKETPRNNVIFFQILTNCLSIFDYAKEYNQKDDDLESSSKSIQTHQSNLSLDANTDSPGKKKEKPSKSSVKQNVSNIKPDKAKQMIEQQLASSTGMKNSMNSPSQTSNNKENIGNLNANSNSINGSQSPLLNVNKDTSNVLGQSTGSAYSQQSPNPGLRAFASSVTFLTVDFTQGSTTQETIQMMYGNLCQEVTLTVLNAFTVFIREFKSDLLKGTTVAYTDHILFRVILQLLKQDLSFSVIKPVFSVLATLVGEFKHVLFKQNNSICENLTQLVFKYCCSRHSPSRQYATTLIYLMIYNNLKEMGHFSRMKLHSTVAISQILNEIVEKNVQTESVEIVFSYLYACLDSIAKFVKQNCNNSLLKTSYSTSVSSGNVKSTTTTTSTSRPSIGSQQSSNGATRTQPTIAQQIDELKERLFGVIKNNVKIMQHSYDPEMKADLYYNLSNTFIESPDLRITLLKSFKEFLKQQKSMEEAAQVSIIAAALVSGYLKLLNRFPKELLATDFTTVSPNVANELTLPDLSLLEDVEGEICKLDHFTDTGFINLLKDAIQIQKSGYFESAAETYRLLLPTYQHQKDWTKQRDAYQELVLLCNQIISENVVNQRIFSNYYRVAFYCQDLIPDLHGKEFVYKENNYVRLSDLSERLKKQYCDKFGEDKFHLLPNNKPVDLSSLDVKHIYIQIISVDPYLLPEELKERTTPFQQNTHLNKFIFEIPFTKNGKTQYSENVTEQWKKKIILTTPNYFPYLKKRLPIVKKEEIELTPIEASIELIQKKVTILKAELNSRPANTKTLQIHLQGCLLLQVNAGPLAICSSFLAEGQYQNHNAEHIQKLSEVIKEFSKTLDFGLKFNASLTKEDGAELQKQLDSGYDNFRKKLQEYVKLGNDYDDF; encoded by the exons ATGGATACATCATCCATGAGTAACAATAGTCATTCAACatcagcagcaacaacatcaaAAATGGTAGGATCTACTACCAATAATTCTACATCCTCAGTGTCAGTGTCGCAATCACCAATTGGAGCAAGCCAACAATTTGGACAACCAATAACCTCACCAAAtccaaatagtaataataataacccaaCATCAGGCAGCACACCAATTTTAAGTAATACATCAAATAATGTAAATGTATCACCAATTACACCatcaagtaataatacagataaaaaaaagagtagAATCGATATTGAATATAAATTTGAAGATTATGAAGATTCGTTCTTTACTAAAGCAATTATAAATGACCCATTAAAGATATCAGTAATACCAGACCTGTTATCATTGACAACAGAGAAAAGGGTTACAAATTTGGTTGGTAATAATGTGCCAACAGAGGTTACATCAATTATGGATAAACTACCCAAAGGTGTTCAAGAATCATTGAATATCTTTAACCAAGATTGGACGGTTGTCACTCGTGatccattaccaccaccatcgaATTCACAACCTTTAAAACCACTACAATCTCAAAACTATTCAGTAGATGGTGAATTCGATTCAATCTCACCAACTGATTCtgtaaaagatttaaatccTGATATCATTGCAATCTCAACTCAACCAACTCCTGatcaaaaatcaattgaatttatgaAATCTCCAAATAGAATTCCATTATTTCAAACTTGTTATATTAATGATGAATCACCAACTATTAATCCACCAAAAGTTggtaaaaaaattttagaaaatat tgaatttcaatttaaagTAGAATGTACAGATTTTAAACCACAAATTGGTAATTTTGAACCATTTTTTGGTAGAATGTTTATATTTGATGCAAATAAAGTAGATGATTCCGATTCTAAATCACCTGAAGTTGGTATTATTTCTGAAgaatttcattttgatttaggtacaaatttagatttattaccaaaaaat tcacaagttaattcattaaatcaaattaatccATTAGATAATCAATTACCAACAAAGATTCAAAAATGTATTTTTTCATGTGAAAAGAGTTCAGATTTATATTTAGTGATTTGTTTTGATAAGGTGATATTGGGTGATCCAGAAGAAACTACAAAACATTATTTTAATCCACCAAAAGCAAAGGAATTAACAAAGATTCAATCAGAGGTGAAGGAAGGAGTTTCAAGATTAGGTAAATTTAAACAACCATTCATTTGGGGTTGTGTGGAATTGTTTGACCAAAAtagaaaattcaatttcgaTCAAGGTGAAGCAGAAATTAGAGTTACCAATTTCATAAAAGCAAAATCTGATCAACTCTATTCATTCGTTAGTAAAGAGAAGAAATCTAGTAGTAGCGCAGCATCAAAAGATCCATTATTTGAATGTATTTTAAAGATCTTACAAGTTTCATCATCGattggtgatgataaatatttatataatgaaaatgtaaATGGTAGAGTCGATTATTTATTACGTACTAAAATACCAAACACTCTACCACCACAAATTCAAAGTGGTCAAGATGGTAAAGGTATCATTAAAGAAATACTTCAtttcaattcaaaaatatcTTGTAGCGCATCTGGTGatagtttaattttaaaagatagagatggtgataaaaatgattttacaaataattcaatctcaaattcaattggtggtggtggtggtaataatactaatggtggtggtagtagtaataataatagtggagtaaataataatagtagtaatggtattgattatcatcataataatagtaataataatagtaataataataataataataataataatcatcataCAGATAATAGTTGTAATgaagaattaatattaaaatcaaaagaaccacatttaacattttcaaatgttttgtatttttatccAAAGAGTGTAAATttaaccaattttaaaagtgaCAGAGGAAGTGCTAGAAATATATTCTTAGAAGTGAAATTGATGGAGGATGATAGTAGTGTCACAGCCATTGGTATGAAGAATACACATGGTACAAGTACAACACCTTTATTGACTTGTTCATTCTTGACCTCTGTAGTTTATCATAATAAGAAACCAAAATTCtctgatgaaattaaaattaatttaccatCCAATTTAACGGCTAATCATCATCTTTTGGTGACATTTTATCATTTAGGTTGTaagaaatcaaagaaatcCGAGAATCCAATGCATACTCCATTGGGTTATAGTGTGGTTAGATTGTTTGAACAAGATCGTATCATTTGCGATGGTAAATATAAGAGACCAGTTGGCACTGTATTTCCCCCACGTTATTTAGCTCAAGAGGCAAAGGATATCAAGGATTCAAAGGATACCATCAATCATAAGATTTGGGTCGATAATAAAAAACCGGTATTCTCTTTCAAAACTAGAGTTATCTCTTCACTTTATCCTCAAGATCCAACATTGGCTTATCTCTTAAAGGAATCGATTGAATCAAATCATACacttttaaatgaaaatattaaaaagttaCCTTCTGTACCAAATACTTTAAAAACTCAATTCTTCCCATCAATCATtcgtttattatttaaatcaattacaagTTTATCTGCTGAAGTATCTgcaaattcttttaatgtcTTATTGAATCTATTAGATTCTGTACCAGAGGATGTTTTAACTTCATATATAACCTATGTATTTAATAGTGAAAATTCTCACTCCTTTTCATTgtatgataatattattcaaGTTTGGAATCAATTATTAGAAGGTAATAGTGCTTCAACCACTTCATCCTCAACTATAACAATTACTACAACACCAATAGTTCAATCACCTCCACCAGCATCATCaacatcgtcatcatcattacaAAATTCTTCAACTACTAATTTAActccaccaacaccaacaccaacaccatcatcatcatcatcatcatcatcaacaactcAAACAATACCAAATCCAAATCAATTAAGACAagatgatttaatattattatcaattcaatattcatggtttttatttggtataataaagaaatcaatgATTGCTGATATTCAAAATCgtgatcaattaaaatcagGTCGTAATCGTACCAATAGATTTAGTGAAGAGATTTTAAATAGATTTAGCTTTTTATTCGATCAATTATTAGTTCAATTAAAGGGTGCAAAACAATTGGTTGCAAAAGTACTCATTGTTAATATTGGTCATTTTATCAATGATCTATTGGATATAATGTCACGTGGTTTCGTATTCCGTATCATTAGAAATTATATTGCAGGTTTAGATTGTTCCAATACCGTTATGGAATTAACCGAATTGAAATCACGTCTTTTCAGAGTACTCGCATCAAATGACTCTTTTATTGCATTGAATTCACCCGCACCAATATCACCATTCCCATCGATTCAAGATTTATTCCAAGTATTCTATAGAAAACATTTTATAATTGGTTTAATGTTACAAGAGGTCTCGGCAGTGATACCAGCTCGTGATAAAGAGATGAGATTAAAAGTAATCAATACACTTCGTGAGATAATATCGAAAATCGATACAAATCCACTCTACAATTCACCAGCGATGAGAGAAAGAATAGCAGCATTGTTCTTCCCATTGCTTCCAATCATTGTCTATCATTATGATGCCTACATTAGTAAATTCGATCAAGAGGAACAACGTTCTTGGTTAACTTGTTTCATTTATATcgtaaagaatttaaataataccaatacgATCTCTGATTGGTGGAAGAAAGAAACTCCAAGAAATAATGTTATCTTTTTCCAAATTCTTACAAATTGTTTATCAATTTTCGATTATGCAAAAGAATACAATCAAAAAGATGACGATTTAGAAAGTagttcaaaatcaattcaaactCATCAATCAAATCTTTCATTGGATGCCAATACTGATTCACCTggtaaaaagaaagaaaaaccAAGTAAAAGTAGTGTAAAACAAAatgtttcaaatattaaacctGATAAAGCAAAACAAATGATTGAACAACAATTAGCATCTTCAACTGGTATGAAAAATAGTATGAATTCACCATCACaaacttcaaataataaagaaaatattggCAATTTAAAtgcaaattcaaattcaattaatggtaGTCAATCACCTCtattaaatgtaaataaagaTACATCAAATGTTTTAGGTCAGTCAACTGGTTCTGCTTATTCTCAACAATCACCAAATCCTGGATTACGTGCATTTGCAAGTAGTGTAACTTTCTTAACTGTTGATTTCACTCAAGGATCAACTACTCAAGaaacaattcaaatgatGTATGGTAATCTTTGTCAAGAGGTAACTTTAACCGTTTTGAATGCTTTCACTGTTTTCATTAGAGAATTTAAATCGGATCTTTTAAAAGGTACTACAGTAGCTTATACCGATCATATTCTATTCCGTGtcattttacaattattgaAACAGGATCTTTCATTCTCTGTAATTAAACCTGTGTTTAGTGTATTGGCAACATTGGTTGGTGAATTCAAACATGTTTTATTcaaacaaaataattcaatctGTGAAAATTTAACTCAATTGGTTTTCAAATATTGTTGTAGTAGACATTCACCAAGTAGACAATATGCTACCACTTTAAtctatttaatgatttataataatttgaaagaGATGGGTCATTTCTCACGTATGAAATTACATTCAACCGTTGCAATCTCTCAAATTCttaatgaaattgttgaaaaGAATGTTCAAACTGAATCAGTTGAAATCGTATTCTCTTATCTCTATGCATGTTTAGATTCAATTGCAAAGTTTGTTAAACAAAATTGTAATAACTCTTTATTGAAAACTTCATACTCTACAAGCGTTTCATCAGGTAAtgttaaatcaacaacaacaacaacatcgaCATCAAGACCATCAATTGGTTCTCAACAATCATCAAATGGTGCTACTCGTACTCAACCAACTATAGCTCAACAAATagatgaattaaaagaacGTTTATTCGgtgtaattaaaaataatgtaaaGATTATGCAACATTCCTATGATCCAGAGATGAAAGCTGATCTATACTATAATCTATCAAATACCTTTATTGAAAGTCCTGATCTTCGTATCACTTTGTTAAAgagttttaaagaatttttaaaacaacaaaagtCAATGGAAGAAGCTGCACAAGTTTCAATCATTGCAGCAGCATTGGTTAGTGGttatctaaaattattaaatcgtTTCCCAAAGGAGTTATTAGCCACCGATTTCACTACAGTTTCACCAAATGTTGCCAACGAATTAACTCTACCAGATCTATCATTGTTGGAGGATGTTGAAGgtgaaatttgtaaattggATCATTTCACCGATACTGGTTTCATTAATCTTCTAAAGGATgcaattcaaattcaaaaatctGGTTACTTTGAATCCGCAGCTGAAACCTATCGTCTCTTATTACCAACTTATCAACATCAAAAAGATTGGACCAAACAAAGAGATGCCTATCAAGAGTTGGTCTTACTTTGTAATCAAATCATTAGTGAGAATGTTGTAAATCAAAGaatcttttcaaattattatcgTGTGGCTTTCTATTGTCAAGATTTAATTCCAGATTTACATGGTAAAGAATTTGTTTACAAAGAGAATAACTATGTCCGTCTTTCTGATTTATCCGAACGTTTAAAGAAACAATATTGTGATAAATTTGGTGAAGATAAATTCCATCTcttaccaaataataaaccaGTGGATCTATCAAGTTTAGATGTTAAACATATTTACATTCAAATCATTTCAGTGGATCCTTATCTCTTACCAGAGGAATTAAAAGAGAGAACTACACCTTTCCAACAAAATACTCATCTTAATAAATTCATCTTTGAAATTCCTTTCACAAAGAATGGTAAAACTCAATACAGCGAGAACGTAACTGAACaatggaaaaagaaaatcatttTAACCACTCCAAACTATTTCCCTTACTTGAAAAAGAGATTACCAATCGTAAAGAAAGAAGAGATCGAATTAACTCCAATCGAAGCTTCAATCGAATTGATTCAAAAGAAAGTGACCATCTTAAAGGCTGAATTAAATTCTCGTCCTGCAAATACTAAAACccttcaaattcatttacaAGGTTGTTTACTCTTACAAGTTAACGCTGGTCCATTGGCAATTTGTTCCTCTTTCCTTGCTGAAGGTCAATATCAAAATCATAATGCTGAACACATTCAAAAACTTAGTGAAGTCATTAAAGAATTCTCTAAAACTTTGGATTTCGGTTTGAAATTTAATGCTTCCCTCACAAAAGAAGATGGTGCTgaattacaaaaacaattagaTAGTGGTTATGATAATTTCAGAAAGAAACTTCAAGAATATGTAAAATTAGGTaatgattatgatgatttttaa
- the rtnlc gene encoding reticulon family protein yields MEDTQEQIEQVEQQVEETVEKVKEEATEKVEAAIEEVKEDINKLKNDVKGVAENVSNVVSSKIEATTSSAKATINDIKDGVKQVVSGNSGCPYSMNGEFSMCSQVCKVSKVVQKNPSFECVKKIVLWEDIVQTGILFAIINLVFILISFCNYSLISLFGYTAFTVTITSILFHLISLILSKYVQGVSLNNQFTDQLKTLSFHIHDAVIEKQVNNVAELINTVLSIAKDVFGCKSVYLSAQFAIVFYLIGCLSKCLSNTAILYFGFLVSFVVPRLYVEKKEVIDQQFSKVCALAKEPLSKLHSLIPQSQTTSTKKSN; encoded by the exons atggaagACACACAAG aacaaATTGAACAAGTTGAACAACAAGTTGAAGAAACTGTTGAAAAAGTTAAAGAAGAAGCAACAGAGAAAGTTGAAGCAGCAATTGAAGAAGTTAAAGAAGatatcaataaattaaagaatgatGTAAAGGGAGTCGCAGAGAACGTTAGTAATGTAGTCTCATCAAAGATTGAAGCAACCACATCATCAGCAAAGGCCACCATTAATGATATTAAGGATGGCGTCAAACAAGTTGTATCTGGTAATTCTGGTTGTCCATACTCTATGAATGGTGAATTCTCAATGTGTAGCCAAGTTTGCAAAGTCAGCAAAGTAGTTCAAAAGAATCCATCATTCGAATGTGTTAAGAAGATCGTTTTGTGGGAAGATATCGTTCAAACCGGTATCCTCTTTGCAATTATAAACCTCGTCTTTATTCTCATCTCTTTCTGTAACTATAGCTTAATTTCACTCTTTGGTTATACAGCTTTCACTGTAACTATCACCTCTATACTTTTCCATTTAatctctttaattttatcaaaatatgTTCAAGGTGtatctttaaataatcaattcaC tgatcaattaaaaactCTCAGTTTCCATATTCATGATGCTGTCATTGAAAAACAAGTTAATAATGTTGCTGAATTAATCAACACTGTTTTAAGTATTGCAAAGGACGTATTTGGTTGCAAGAGTGTTTATCTCTCTGCTCAATTTGCCAtcgttttttatttaatcgGTTGTTTAAGCAAATGTTTATCAAATACTGCCATCCTCTACTTTGGTTTCCTCGTTTCCTTTGTTGTTCCAAGACTCTACGTTGAAAAGAAAGAAGTTATTGACCAACAATTCTCTAAAGTATGTGCTCTTGCCAAAGAACCACTTTCAAAACTCCACTCTCTCATTCCACAATCTCAAACTACCTCAACTAAAAAATCaaactaa